The following are encoded together in the Clostridium sp. BJN0013 genome:
- a CDS encoding aminotransferase class III-fold pyridoxal phosphate-dependent enzyme, producing the protein MEILQNEELGLESNKIKEYDKKYNLHSWSAQKKLDPLVITKAEGIYFWDSTGKKYFDMSSQLVNLNIGHGNKKVINAIKEQADKMPFIGPGYAVDVRSKLAAKVIEKAPENMGKVFFTLGGADSNENAIKIAKMVTGRFKVFSRYRSYHGASFGAANLTGEPRRYTCEPGIPGFVKFFDPYIYRESIRFESEEKACEFYLEKLRDQLIYEGTETVAAIFLETVTGSNGVIIPPKGYLQGIRKLCDEFGIIMVCDEVMAGWGRTGEWFACNNWNVEPDIITFAKGVTCGYVPMGGVIVSKKIGEYFDDNVLMCGLTYNAHPLGCAAGCATIEVYEEENLIENSKKMGVILGQKLEEIKQKHASVGDVRYIGLFSAVELVKDKSTREALVPYGKDTEGIMPKIVGMLKEKGFSTYSHENCIMVAPPLIIKKEELEEAMDILDKVLDFVDEYIKK; encoded by the coding sequence ATGGAAATTTTGCAAAATGAGGAATTGGGTTTAGAAAGTAATAAAATAAAAGAATATGATAAAAAGTATAATTTACATTCATGGAGCGCACAAAAAAAATTAGATCCACTTGTAATTACAAAAGCTGAAGGAATTTACTTTTGGGACAGTACAGGTAAAAAGTATTTTGATATGTCCTCACAGCTTGTAAATTTAAATATAGGACATGGAAATAAAAAAGTGATAAATGCTATAAAAGAGCAGGCGGATAAAATGCCTTTTATAGGTCCTGGATATGCAGTTGATGTAAGGTCCAAATTAGCAGCTAAAGTTATAGAAAAAGCTCCTGAAAATATGGGAAAAGTATTTTTTACGTTAGGCGGGGCAGATTCTAATGAAAATGCTATAAAGATAGCTAAAATGGTAACAGGGAGATTTAAAGTATTTTCCAGGTACCGTTCTTATCATGGGGCAAGCTTTGGAGCTGCAAACTTAACAGGAGAACCAAGAAGATATACCTGTGAACCAGGTATACCGGGATTTGTTAAATTTTTTGATCCCTATATTTACAGAGAAAGTATAAGATTTGAAAGTGAAGAGAAAGCATGTGAATTTTATCTTGAAAAATTAAGAGATCAATTAATTTATGAGGGAACTGAAACTGTGGCGGCTATTTTCTTGGAAACTGTAACAGGAAGTAATGGTGTAATTATTCCACCTAAGGGATATCTTCAAGGTATAAGAAAGTTATGCGATGAATTTGGAATAATCATGGTATGCGATGAAGTTATGGCTGGATGGGGCAGAACTGGAGAATGGTTCGCCTGCAATAACTGGAATGTAGAGCCAGATATTATTACTTTTGCAAAAGGTGTTACCTGCGGATATGTGCCTATGGGAGGAGTTATTGTAAGCAAAAAGATAGGTGAGTATTTTGATGATAATGTGCTTATGTGTGGACTTACTTATAATGCCCATCCACTGGGATGTGCTGCAGGATGTGCAACCATAGAAGTGTATGAAGAAGAAAACTTAATAGAAAATTCTAAAAAGATGGGTGTTATTTTGGGGCAAAAACTGGAAGAGATAAAACAAAAACATGCAAGTGTAGGAGATGTTAGATATATAGGTCTATTTTCCGCAGTAGAGTTGGTTAAAGATAAAAGTACAAGAGAAGCATTAGTGCCTTATGGAAAGGATACTGAAGGGATAATGCCTAAAATTGTAGGTATGTTAAAGGAAAAAGGGTTTTCAACTTATTCTCATGAAAACTGTATAATGGTAGCCCCTCCACTTATTATTAAAAAGGAAGAACTAGAAGAGGCGATGGATATTTTAGATAAAGTATTGGATTTTGTGGATGAGTATATCAAGAAATAG
- a CDS encoding iron-containing alcohol dehydrogenase, translating into MSYSIFQCPRDIIYGEDSVNLVGAKSVELGKKAMIVTGKYSSKKTGALDKVLDSLKQVSLNYVIFDKVESDPSVNTVRAGVQTAKEENVDVIVALGGGSALDASKAISAVTTNGGDILDYEKKTPEVDGIPIVAVPTTAGTGSEVSKYSIITDIERKIKMLIASDFLIPKVAILDPKLTKMMPQSVTAATGMDAFTHAIEAYISKAAQPISDMYAIKAIELITGNLVKAILKEDDMEARGNMLLAQMYAGLAFSNSSTALVHSMSRPLGVYYKVPHGLANALLLPEVMKFNRAACSEKFKVVAEAMGENIEGKSIREASYLAIESIKNLFLETGLPTSLKEVGVDKNNFEKMAKDAMESKTTALNPRRPEVEQLIEIYKTIY; encoded by the coding sequence ATGAGTTATTCTATATTTCAATGTCCTAGAGATATAATTTATGGGGAGGATTCAGTAAACTTAGTTGGAGCTAAATCTGTAGAACTAGGCAAAAAAGCTATGATAGTTACAGGAAAATATTCATCTAAGAAAACAGGGGCTTTGGATAAAGTTCTGGATAGTTTAAAACAGGTAAGTTTAAACTATGTAATATTTGATAAGGTAGAATCTGACCCCAGTGTGAATACAGTGAGGGCTGGAGTACAAACTGCCAAAGAAGAAAATGTAGATGTAATAGTAGCATTAGGAGGAGGAAGTGCACTAGATGCTTCGAAAGCCATAAGTGCAGTAACTACCAATGGAGGGGATATTTTAGATTACGAAAAAAAGACTCCTGAGGTTGATGGAATTCCTATAGTAGCAGTACCTACTACTGCAGGTACCGGCAGTGAGGTTAGTAAATACTCCATAATAACAGATATAGAGAGAAAAATTAAGATGTTAATTGCCAGTGATTTTCTTATACCTAAGGTAGCCATTTTAGATCCGAAGCTTACTAAAATGATGCCCCAAAGTGTTACTGCAGCCACAGGGATGGATGCATTTACTCATGCCATAGAAGCATATATATCTAAAGCTGCCCAGCCTATATCTGACATGTATGCAATAAAGGCTATAGAACTTATTACTGGTAATTTAGTAAAAGCAATTTTAAAAGAAGATGATATGGAAGCTAGAGGTAACATGTTACTTGCCCAAATGTATGCAGGTCTTGCTTTTAGTAATTCATCTACGGCACTTGTCCATTCTATGTCCAGGCCCCTTGGAGTCTATTATAAAGTTCCTCATGGTCTTGCAAACGCACTGCTTCTTCCGGAAGTAATGAAATTTAACAGGGCCGCATGTTCAGAAAAATTTAAGGTTGTGGCAGAGGCTATGGGGGAGAATATAGAGGGCAAATCTATAAGAGAAGCCAGCTATTTAGCTATAGAATCTATAAAAAATCTATTTTTAGAAACAGGACTGCCAACAAGTTTAAAAGAAGTGGGAGTAGATAAAAACAATTTTGAGAAAATGGCCAAAGATGCCATGGAGAGCAAGACTACAGCACTTAATCCGAGAAGGCCTGAAGTAGAACAGCTTATAGAAATATATAAGACAATATACTAA
- a CDS encoding NCS1 family nucleobase:cation symporter-1, with protein sequence MEQLMEKEIYELDKSDTSVTESKLYNDDNAPVPVKERTWNTYNFTALWIGMAHCIPTYMLAGSLISLGMNWKQALFTITLGNLIVLIPILLNAHPGTKYGINFPVFSRAAFGVFGANIPAILRAVVACGWFGINTYIGGSALNVLFSAVIPGWKTLGGSFQIAGLSLPAAITFMIFWGIQMFIIFKGMEQLKKFENWAAPAVIVLAVFLVIWAVSSAHGFGPLLSEESKLKTMGDFMEVFPAALTSMVGFWATLSLNIPDFTRFAKGQKEQMVGQSLGLPITMTIFSAMGIIITSATVIIYGKAMWDPVDIIARFTNPIALLIGFFGIVVASLSVNIAANIVSPANDFSNIAPKHISFKMGSLITGIIGILIMPWKLLADPSGYIYAWLGTYSGILGPVAAIIICDYWIIKKKNLVLKDLYLIKGKYTYNKGFNIKAVISLAVGIFAALIGKIIPSLNGLVDYAWFVGFAVSFVVYYLLSVSTKNIESVGALVNE encoded by the coding sequence ATGGAACAACTCATGGAAAAAGAAATATATGAATTAGATAAGTCAGATACAAGTGTCACAGAAAGTAAATTATATAATGATGATAATGCCCCCGTACCTGTTAAAGAGAGAACCTGGAATACTTATAATTTTACTGCCCTCTGGATTGGAATGGCTCACTGCATACCTACCTATATGCTGGCAGGGAGTTTAATATCCCTAGGAATGAATTGGAAGCAGGCTTTATTTACTATTACCCTTGGGAATCTTATAGTTTTAATACCTATTTTATTAAATGCTCATCCTGGAACTAAATATGGAATAAACTTTCCGGTTTTTTCAAGGGCGGCCTTTGGAGTATTTGGTGCCAATATACCTGCAATACTTAGAGCTGTTGTAGCCTGTGGATGGTTTGGAATTAATACTTATATAGGTGGAAGTGCATTAAATGTATTATTTTCCGCTGTAATTCCGGGGTGGAAAACCCTAGGTGGAAGTTTTCAAATAGCGGGATTAAGTTTGCCTGCGGCTATAACATTTATGATATTCTGGGGCATACAGATGTTTATTATATTCAAAGGAATGGAACAGCTTAAAAAATTTGAAAATTGGGCGGCACCGGCAGTAATAGTTTTAGCCGTATTTTTGGTAATTTGGGCAGTGAGTTCTGCACATGGCTTTGGTCCTCTTTTAAGCGAGGAAAGTAAGCTTAAAACTATGGGTGATTTTATGGAGGTATTTCCTGCGGCACTTACCAGTATGGTAGGATTTTGGGCTACTCTCTCATTGAACATACCTGATTTTACAAGATTTGCAAAAGGACAGAAAGAGCAAATGGTGGGACAATCTCTAGGGCTTCCTATAACCATGACTATATTTTCCGCAATGGGTATAATAATAACTTCTGCTACCGTGATTATATATGGTAAAGCCATGTGGGATCCAGTAGATATAATAGCTAGATTTACTAATCCTATAGCATTATTAATTGGATTTTTTGGAATAGTGGTGGCTTCTCTTTCTGTTAACATAGCTGCAAATATTGTTTCACCGGCAAATGATTTTTCAAACATAGCACCTAAACACATAAGTTTTAAAATGGGAAGTCTTATTACAGGTATTATTGGAATACTTATAATGCCATGGAAGCTGCTGGCTGATCCTAGTGGATATATATATGCATGGCTTGGCACTTATTCTGGAATCCTTGGACCAGTGGCAGCAATAATTATTTGTGATTACTGGATTATAAAAAAGAAAAATTTGGTTCTTAAGGATCTATATCTAATAAAAGGAAAATATACTTATAACAAAGGTTTTAACATAAAAGCTGTTATTTCACTAGCTGTAGGTATATTTGCAGCCCTTATAGGCAAAATAATTCCAAGCTTAAATGGATTGGTTGACTATGCCTGGTTTGTAGGTTTTGCAGTATCTTTTGTGGTTTACTATTTATTAAGTGTTTCTACTAAAAATATAGAATCCGTTGGAGCACTTGTAAATGAATAA
- a CDS encoding Zn-dependent hydrolase — translation MRKIICNKDRMEDKIATFSKFGDTGNGGITRLSLSEAALQARGEFSKRMKTLGAEIVTDDMGNMYATFKGLEDLPHIAMGSHCDSVVQGGNYDGILGVLTAMEAAETIVTENIPHRHPITVMIWTNEEGARFDPAMMSSGVITGKFDKTKMLASKDTEGITFGEALDASGYKGDEKNRINPKDYKALLELHIEQGPVLEAAKKDIGVVEGVVGMVNYEFEFIGQAGHAGTVPQKMRKDALLAASEAILYLHRELDKLDDKLVYTTGRINCSPNVHTIIPEHVKFTLDARHQDPKVVQQVVEIIKSISCELAGCKVSCQELWARKTVSFNKELVNLVEKNANLCGYSNMRMYSGPGHDAQFAADMLPVTMIFVPSIGGHSHCEIEKTPLDNCVKGTNVLLQTILDIDKM, via the coding sequence ATGAGAAAAATCATTTGTAACAAAGACAGGATGGAAGATAAAATTGCCACTTTCAGTAAGTTTGGTGATACTGGAAACGGCGGCATAACAAGGTTATCCCTATCAGAGGCAGCCCTTCAGGCAAGAGGGGAATTTTCAAAAAGAATGAAAACACTAGGTGCAGAAATTGTAACGGATGATATGGGAAATATGTATGCTACTTTCAAGGGGTTAGAAGATCTTCCGCATATTGCAATGGGCTCCCATTGTGATTCAGTAGTACAGGGTGGAAATTATGATGGAATTTTAGGTGTACTGACTGCAATGGAAGCAGCTGAAACTATAGTTACAGAAAATATTCCACATCGTCATCCAATTACGGTTATGATCTGGACTAATGAAGAAGGGGCACGTTTTGACCCTGCCATGATGTCATCAGGTGTTATTACCGGTAAATTTGATAAGACAAAGATGCTTGCATCAAAAGATACAGAAGGCATAACTTTTGGAGAAGCCTTGGATGCAAGTGGGTATAAGGGTGATGAAAAAAATAGGATAAATCCCAAGGATTATAAAGCTCTTCTTGAACTGCACATTGAGCAGGGACCAGTACTTGAGGCTGCAAAAAAGGATATTGGTGTTGTAGAAGGTGTTGTTGGAATGGTTAATTATGAATTTGAATTTATAGGTCAGGCTGGACATGCAGGAACTGTTCCGCAAAAAATGAGAAAAGATGCTCTTTTAGCTGCTTCTGAGGCCATTTTGTATCTTCACAGGGAACTTGACAAGCTTGATGACAAGTTGGTTTATACTACTGGCAGAATTAACTGTTCACCAAATGTGCACACAATTATACCAGAACATGTTAAATTTACTTTGGATGCAAGGCATCAAGATCCCAAAGTAGTACAGCAGGTAGTTGAAATCATTAAGAGCATTTCTTGTGAACTTGCAGGTTGCAAAGTTAGCTGCCAGGAATTGTGGGCACGTAAAACTGTCAGCTTTAATAAAGAATTAGTGAATTTAGTTGAAAAAAATGCAAATCTTTGTGGATACTCCAACATGAGAATGTACAGCGGTCCTGGACACGATGCTCAGTTTGCAGCTGATATGCTGCCTGTAACTATGATATTTGTTCCAAGTATTGGTGGACACAGCCATTGTGAAATAGAAAAAACTCCTCTTGATAATTGTGTAAAAGGTACCAATGTATTGCTTCAGACTATATTAGATATAGATAAGATGTAA
- the hydA gene encoding dihydropyrimidinase — protein MDMIIKNGVIMTASDTYRADIGIKNGKITAIASQIEDKNAKVVDVEGKFVLPGAIDAHTHLAMPFGGTVSADDYEGGTRAAACGGTTTVFDFALQQKGHGLIQTAEERNKLCAPVACVDYAFHVVVSDLRPEILDEFEACVSYGIPSFKVFMVYKKEGLMADDGVLCQVLEKSKEVGAIIAVHAENPDLIDIRTEQFLKEGKTSPWYHYLSRPEFVEAEADKRAIHWAKALNAPLYIVHLANKEGMEEVKKARDEGYEIYAETCPQYLYFTNQVYKRKDGRNFVCSPPMKGKESQDALWQGIKTGDIATIATDHCPFQTYEKDWGKDDFTKIPNGCMGIENMYPYMLSEANKGRLSFNKVVEVCSTNPAKIYGCFPEKGSITVGADADIVVYDPHKDFTISKGNMHSDVDHTIWEGVKLKGYPAMTFSRGKLVFKDGEFLGEPGWGKFLKRKRRK, from the coding sequence ATGGATATGATTATAAAGAACGGTGTTATAATGACAGCGTCAGATACCTATAGGGCAGATATAGGTATAAAAAATGGAAAGATTACGGCTATAGCCAGCCAGATTGAAGATAAAAATGCAAAGGTAGTTGATGTAGAAGGTAAATTTGTACTTCCAGGTGCCATAGATGCCCATACCCATCTTGCAATGCCTTTTGGAGGAACGGTATCTGCAGATGATTATGAAGGAGGTACAAGAGCAGCTGCCTGTGGTGGAACAACTACAGTTTTTGATTTTGCCCTTCAACAAAAGGGGCATGGACTAATTCAAACTGCAGAGGAGAGAAATAAATTGTGTGCACCTGTGGCTTGTGTGGATTATGCTTTTCATGTGGTTGTATCAGATTTGAGACCAGAAATTTTGGATGAATTTGAAGCTTGTGTAAGTTATGGAATACCTAGCTTTAAAGTATTTATGGTGTATAAAAAGGAAGGATTAATGGCAGATGATGGTGTATTGTGTCAGGTACTTGAAAAATCCAAAGAGGTAGGTGCCATTATAGCAGTTCATGCAGAAAATCCAGATTTAATAGATATAAGGACAGAGCAATTTTTAAAAGAGGGAAAAACTTCTCCGTGGTATCATTACCTTTCAAGACCGGAATTTGTAGAAGCAGAAGCGGATAAAAGAGCCATACACTGGGCTAAGGCGCTAAATGCCCCTTTATATATAGTTCATCTTGCAAATAAAGAGGGAATGGAAGAAGTTAAGAAAGCTAGAGATGAAGGGTATGAGATATATGCAGAAACCTGTCCTCAATATTTATATTTTACTAACCAGGTTTATAAAAGGAAAGATGGAAGAAATTTTGTATGTTCTCCGCCCATGAAGGGAAAAGAAAGTCAGGATGCCCTGTGGCAGGGCATAAAAACTGGAGATATTGCAACTATAGCTACAGATCACTGCCCATTTCAAACCTATGAAAAGGATTGGGGTAAGGATGATTTCACCAAAATACCGAATGGGTGCATGGGTATAGAAAATATGTATCCCTATATGTTAAGTGAAGCCAATAAAGGAAGGCTTTCTTTCAATAAAGTAGTAGAAGTGTGTTCTACAAATCCTGCTAAAATATATGGGTGTTTTCCTGAAAAAGGCAGCATTACAGTAGGAGCAGATGCGGATATTGTTGTATATGATCCCCATAAAGACTTTACTATTTCTAAGGGAAATATGCATTCAGATGTGGATCATACCATATGGGAAGGGGTAAAGTTGAAAGGATACCCGGCTATGACTTTTTCAAGGGGAAAATTAGTATTTAAAGATGGAGAATTCTTAGGAGAACCTGGCTGGGGAAAATTCTTAAAGAGGAAAAGGAGAAAATAA